Proteins encoded by one window of Esox lucius isolate fEsoLuc1 chromosome 4, fEsoLuc1.pri, whole genome shotgun sequence:
- the LOC105026181 gene encoding protocadherin alpha-C2 isoform X7, with protein sequence MEAQFLVQPWRRYVSVFILFCSTMNTLSAVTHYSIPEEMEEGSVVANLAADLGLDVKTLSKRKMRLDVIANNKYLDVNKETGELYIVERIDRENICASKTTCFLKMDATLENPIRIFNIELEIMDINDNAPHFRRDSIHLDISESAPVGERFSLNNAVDPDVSTNSIKTYYLSESDNFDIEIQSGRDGSKFTNLILKKTLDREEQAVHNLILTAVDGGVPTRSGTASIIVRVLDTNDNAPKFDKDAYKIYIMENTPTGSLVIQLNATDIDEGSNSEVVYSYSLYTSEKTQDTFSLNPNNGEITVKEMINYEDFKIYDMEVIATDKGTNSLSGHCKLTILVTDMNDNHPEISIKSFQSPIKEDILVDTVIAVVSVSDKDSGENGIVNIHIAHHLPFKLRESSDNFYELVVSEPLDREKVQEYDITFTVTDRGSPPLSDNETMTLELLDVNDNVPQFPQSFYTIPVIENNAPGALLSSLTAFDPDLHENQYLVYFIIEKEIVNTSMSMLFSINPENGNLYALKTFDYEIEKEFLFHIEARDSGVPPLSSNVTVHIIIVDQNDNAPVIVSPWRAHGSVVEEKIPRSTDKGSMVSKVIAIDNDSVQNSRITYQFLQVTDATLFSLDQYNGEIRTMRMFSYRDQRYQRMVVIAKDNGDPALSATVTIKLSTVETDVKAFSDLTEVPLEYDIFSDLNLYLVIGLGSVSFLLLITILVTCVLKCQSTKPSKAAPPSRNSVISERNSTIADSTLVSNDAYWYSLFLAETRKGKLVVRQPVPKAGSRYIVSSIPRSTGLTETSDSAASTLQGSTTTGSSSS encoded by the exons ATGGAAGCCCAATTTCTCGTTCAACCTTGGAGAAGGTACGTCTcggtctttattttattttgttccacCATGAACACATTGTCTGCCGTAACCCATTATTCTATTCCCGAAGAAATGGAAGAAGGATCGGTTGTTGCCAATTTAGCCGCGGATTTGGGACTTGACGTAAAGACACTAAGTAAAAGGAAAATGCGTTTAGATGTCATCGCCAACAATAAATATCTGGATGTGAACAAAGAAACAGGAGAGCTATATATTGTAGAGAGGATAGACAGGGAAAATATATGTGCATCTAAAACGACTTGTTTTCTTAAAATGGATGCAACATTAGAGAATCCAATCAGAATATTTAACATCGAACTTGAAATAATGGATATCAACGATAATGCGCCCCATTTTCGAAGAGATTCCATACATTTAGACATTTCCGAATCTGCCCCGGTGGGAGAAAGATTCTCACTGAACAACGCTGTTGACCCTGACGTTAGTAccaattcaattaaaacataCTATCTTAGTGAAAGCGACAATTTTGATATTGAAATACAAAGTGGCCGAGACGGGTCTAAATTTACTAACTTGATCCTGAAAAAGACTTTAGACCGAGAGGAACAGGCGGTTCACAATTTAATACTCACCGCTGTGGACGGTGGAGTTCCCACCCGCTCAGGCACAGCCAGCATTATTGTTCGGGTTCTGGACACAAATGACAACGCCCCTAAGTTTGACAAAGATgcttacaaaatatatataatggaAAACACTCCCACTGGAAGTCTTGTGATTCAATTAAATGCAACTGACATAGATGAGGGGTCAAATTCGGAAGTAGTGTATTCATATAGTCTATATACATCCGAGAAAACACAAGACACGTTCAGTTTAAACCCTAACAATGGAGAAATAACTGTAAAAGAAATGATAAATTATGAAGATTTTAAGATTTATGATATGGAAGTTATAGCAACAGATAAAGGGACGAATTCCTTGTCTGGCCATTGTAAATTAACAATTTTAGTCACCGATATGAATGACAATCATCCAGAAATATCAATAAAATCTTTTCAAAGTCCAATCAAGGAAGATATACTCGTAGATACGGTGATAGCTGTTGTTAGTGTCAGTGATAAAGACTCGGGTGAAAACGGGATTGTAAATATTCATATTGCTCATCACTTACCTTTTAAACTAAGAGAATCTTCTGATAACTTTTATGAGTTAGTCGTTTCAGAACCTCTTGACCGTGAGAAAGTCCAAGAGTATGACATCACTTTTACAGTAACAGACAGGGGTTCCCCTCCACTATCAGACAACGAGACAATGACTTTAGAACTACTTGACGTTAACGACAACGTTCCACAGTTCCCCCAGTCGTTCTACACTATACCCGTTATAGAGAATAACGCACCTGGAGCCTTGCTAAGTTCCCTCACTGCGTTTGATCCAGACCTTCATGAAAACCAGTATTTAGTTTATTTCATCATAGAAAAGGAGATCGTGAACACCTCCATGTCCATGCTGTTCTCCATCAATCCGGAGAACGGTAATCTTTATGCACTAAAGACGTTTGACTATGAGATAGAGAAGGAGTTCCTTTTCCACATTGAAGCCAGAGACTCTGGTGTTCCCCCACTAAGTAGTAACGTGACAGTCCACATCATTATTGTGGACCAGAATGACAACGCACCTGTCATTGTCTCTCCTTGGCGCGCGCATGGCTCTGTGGTGGAGGAAAAGATCCCCAGATCCACCGATAAAGGATCTATGGTCTCCAAAGTGATAGCCATAGACAATGACTCTGTCCAGAACTCTCGTATCACATACCAGTTTCTACAGGTTACTGACGCCACTTTATTCAGTCTGGATCAATACAATGGAGAGATCCGGACAATGAGAATGTTCAGTTACAGAGACCAGCGGTATCAACGGATGGTTGTCATCGCCAAGGACAACGGAGACCCTGCTCTCTCTGCTACAGTTACTATCAAGCTGTCAACAGTGGAAACTGACGTTAAAGCCTTCTCTGACCTGACTGAAGTCCCACTAGAATATGACATATTCTCAGACTTAAACCTGTATTTGGTGATCGGCCTGGGCTCGGTGTCCTTCCTGTTATTGATCACCATATTGGTCACCTGTGTTCTGAAGTGTCAGTCAACGAAGCCAAGCAAAGCGGCTCCTCCCAGTAGGAACAGTGTGATCAGTGAGAGGAACTCGACCATAGCTGATTCTACCCTGGTCTCCAACGATGCCTACTGGTACAGTCTGTTTCTAGCGGAGACCAGAAAAGGAAAGTTGGTAGTCAGACAGCCTGTGCCAAAGGCCGGCTCTAGATACATTGTGTCCAGTATACCAAGGAGCACAGGCCTGACAGAGACCAGCGACTCAGCAGCCTCTACTTTGCAG GGATCTACCACCACCGGCAGCAGTTCCTCGTAA
- the LOC105026181 gene encoding protocadherin alpha-C2 isoform X9: MYTASAVTQYSIAEEMKEGSVVANLATDLGIDVKTLSKRKMRLDIIANKKYLDVNKETGELYIVEKIDREYLCLAKTSCYLKMEAILENPLRIFNIELEILDMNDNAPQFRRDAIHLDISEATPIGERFSLSNAVDSDVGVNSVKAYYLSKSDHFNIEVQKGRDGSQFADLILKKALDREEQAVHNLILTAVDGGLPTHSGTASIIVRVLDTNDNAPMFDNDSYKIYVIENSPIGSLVVKLKATDLDEGTNSELIYSYSLYTSEKSQDTFSLNPSNGEITVKELINYEDFRIYDMEVIATDKGPNSLSGQCKLTILVTDMNDNHPEISIKSFQSPLNEDIAVDTVIAVVSVSDKDSGDNGIVDVHIPHQLPFTLRESSDNYYELVISEPLDREKIPEYDITFTVTDRGSPPLSDNETVTLELLDVNDNVPQFPQSFYTIPVIENNAPGALLSSLTAFDPDLHENQYLVYFIIEKEIVNTSMSMLFSINPENGNLYALKTFDYEIEKEFSFHIEARDSGIPPLSSNVTVHINIVDQNDNAPVIVSPWRAHGSVVEEKIPRSTEKGSVVSKVIALDKDSVQNSRITYQFLQVTDATLFSLDQYNGEIRTMRMFSYRDQRYQRMVVIAKDNGDPALSATVTIKLSTVETDVKAFSDLTEVPLEYDIFSDLNLYLVIGLGSVSFLLLITILVTCVLKCQSTKPSKAAPPSRNSVISERNSTIADSTLVSNDAYWYSLFLAETRKGKLVVRQPVPKAGSRYFVSSLPRSTGLTETSDSAASTLQGSTTTGSSSS; this comes from the exons ATGTACACTGCCTCCGCTGTTACTCAATATTCTATTGCAGAGGAAATGAAAGAGGGTTCGGTTGTTGCCAATCTTGCAACGGATTTGGGTATTGATGTCAAAACTCTGAGTAAAAGGAAGATGAGGCTAGACATTATAGCCAACAAAAAATATCTAGACGTGAACAAAGAAACGGGAGAACTGTATATTGTAGAGAAGATTGACAGAGAGTATCTTTGTCTTGCGAAGACATCTTGCTATCTCAAAATGGAGGCAATTTTGGAAAACCCATTACGTATTTTTAACATAGAATTAGAAATTTTAGATATGAACGACAATGCGCCACAATTTCGAAGGGATGCAATACATTTAGATATATCGGAGGCCACTCCCATAGGAGAGAGATTCTCACTTAGTAATGCAGTAGACTCTGATGTTGGTGTGAATTCAGTTAAAGCATACTATCTCAGTAAAAGCGATCATTTCAATATTGAAGTTCAGAAAGGAAGAGATGGGTCACAGTTTGctgatttgattttgaaaaaggCTTTAGACCGAGAGGAGCAAGCTGTGCATAATCTAATACTCACCGCTGTTGATGGCGGATTACCTACGCACTCCGGCACAGCCAGCATCATTGTTCGCGTGCTTGACACCAATGATAACGCCCCTATGTTTGATAATGATAGCTACAAAATTTATGTAATTGAAAACTCTCCAATTGGCAGTCTTGTTGTTAAACTGAAAGCAACAGACTTAGATGAGGGCACTAATTCAGAACTAATTTATTCATATAGTTTATACACGTCAGAGAAAAGCCAGGACACGTTCAGTTTGAACCCCAGCAATGGAGAAATAACAGTGAAGGAGTTAATAAATTATGAAGACTTCCGGATATATGACATGGAAGTCATAGCAACAGACAAGGGTCCCAATTCACTGTCTGGCCAGTGTAAATTAACTATTTTAGTCACCGATATGAATGACAATCATCCCGAAATCTCCATCAAGTCATTTCAAAGTCCACTCAATGAGGATATAGCAGTAGATACAGTAATAGCAGTTGTTAGTGttagtgacaaagattcaggtGACAATGGAATAGTGGATGTTCACATTCCTCACCAATTGCCTTTTACACTAAGGGAGTCTTCAGATAATTATTATGAGTTGGTAATATCAGAACCTCTCGACCGTGAGAAGATCCCAGAATATGACATCACTTTTACCGTAACAGACAGGGGTTCCCCTCCACTATCAGACAACGAAACTGTGACTTTAGAACTGCTAGATGTTAACGACAACGTTCCACAGTTCCCCCAGTCATTCTACACTATACCCGTTATAGAGAATAACGCACCTGGAGCCTTGCTAAGTTCCCTCACTGCGTTTGATCCAGACCTCCATGAAAACCAGTATCTAGTTTATTTCATCATAGAAAAGGAGATCGTGAACACCTCCATGTCCATGCTGTTCTCCATCAATCCGGAGAACGGTAATCTTTACGCACTAAAGACGTTTGACTATGAGATAGAGAAGGAGTTCAGTTTCCACATTGAGGCCAGAGACTCTGGTATTCCTCCACTCAGTAGTAACGTGACAGTCCACATCAATATTGTTGACCAGAACGACAACGCACCGGTCATTGTCTCTCCGTGGCGCGCGCATGGCTCTGTGGTGGAGGAAAAGATCCCCAGATCCACCGAAAAGGGATCCGTGGTCTCCAAGGTGATAGCCTTAGACAAGGACTCTGTCCAGAACTCTCGTATTACATACCAGTTTCTACAGGTAACTGACGCCACTTTATTCAGTCTGGACCAATACAATGGAGAGATCCGGACAATGAGAATGTTCAGTTACAGAGACCAGCGTTATCAACGGATGGTTGTCATCGCCAAGGACAACGGAGACCCGGCTCTCTCTGCTACAGTTACTATCAAGCTGTCAACAGTGGAGACTGACGTTAAAGCCTTCTCTGACCTGACTGAAGTCCCACTAGAATATGATATCTTCTCAGACTTAAACCTGTATTTGGTGATCGGCCTGGGCTCGGTGTCCTTCCTGTTATTGATCACCATATTGGTCACCTGTGTTCTGAAATGTCAGTCAACGAAGCCAAGCAAAGCGGCTCCTCCCAGTAGGAACAGTGTGATTAGCGAAAGGAACTCGACAATTGCGGATTCTACTCTGGTCTCCAACGATGCCTACTGGTACAGTCTGTTTCTAGCGGAGACCAGAAAAGGAAAGCTGGTAGTTAGACAGCCAGTGCCAAAGGCCGGTTCCAGATACTTCGTCTCCAGTTTACCAAGGAGCACAGGCCTGACAGAGACAAGCGACTCAGCAGCCTCTACTCTGCAG GGATCTACCACCACCGGCAGCAGTTCCTCGTAA
- the LOC105026181 gene encoding protocadherin alpha-C2 isoform X8, with protein MEAQFLVQPWRRYVSVFILFCSTMNTLSAVTHYSIPEEMEEGSVVANLAADLGLDVKTLSKRKMRLDVIANNKYLDVNKETGELYIVERIDRENICASKTTCFLKMDATLENPIRIFNIELEIMDINDNAPHFRRDSIHLDISESAPVGERFSLNNAVDPDVSTNSIKTYYLSESDNFDIEIQSGRDGSKFTNLILKKTLDREEQAVHNLILTAVDGGVPTRSGTASIIVRVLDTNDNAPKFDKDAYKIYIMENTPTGSLVIQLNATDIDEGSNSEVVYSYSLYTSEKTQDTFSLNPNNGEITVKEMINYEDFKIYDMEVIATDKGTNSLSGHCKLTILVTDMNDNHPEISIKSFQSPIKEDILVDTVIAVVSVSDKDSGENGIVNIHIAHHLPFKLRESSDNFYELVVSEPLDREKVQEYDITFTVTDRGSPPLSDNETMTLELLDVNDNVPQFPQSFYTIPVIENNAPGALLSSLTAFDPDLHENQYLVYFIIEKEIVNTSMSMLFSINPENGNLYALKTFDYEIEKEFLFHIEARDSGVPPLSSNVTVHIIIVDQNDNAPVIVSPWRAHGSVVEEKIPRSTDKGSMVSKVIAIDNDSVQNSRITYQFLQVTDATLFSLDQYNGEIRTMRMFSYRDQRYQRMVVIAKDNGDPALSATVTIKLSTVETDVKAFSDLTEVPLEYDIFSDLNLYLVIGLGSVSFLLLITILVTCVLKCQSTKPSKAAPPSRNSVISERNSTIADSTLVSNDAYWYSLFLAETRKGKLVVRQPVPKAGSRYIVSSIPRSTGLTETSDSAASTLQYPK; from the exons ATGGAAGCCCAATTTCTCGTTCAACCTTGGAGAAGGTACGTCTcggtctttattttattttgttccacCATGAACACATTGTCTGCCGTAACCCATTATTCTATTCCCGAAGAAATGGAAGAAGGATCGGTTGTTGCCAATTTAGCCGCGGATTTGGGACTTGACGTAAAGACACTAAGTAAAAGGAAAATGCGTTTAGATGTCATCGCCAACAATAAATATCTGGATGTGAACAAAGAAACAGGAGAGCTATATATTGTAGAGAGGATAGACAGGGAAAATATATGTGCATCTAAAACGACTTGTTTTCTTAAAATGGATGCAACATTAGAGAATCCAATCAGAATATTTAACATCGAACTTGAAATAATGGATATCAACGATAATGCGCCCCATTTTCGAAGAGATTCCATACATTTAGACATTTCCGAATCTGCCCCGGTGGGAGAAAGATTCTCACTGAACAACGCTGTTGACCCTGACGTTAGTAccaattcaattaaaacataCTATCTTAGTGAAAGCGACAATTTTGATATTGAAATACAAAGTGGCCGAGACGGGTCTAAATTTACTAACTTGATCCTGAAAAAGACTTTAGACCGAGAGGAACAGGCGGTTCACAATTTAATACTCACCGCTGTGGACGGTGGAGTTCCCACCCGCTCAGGCACAGCCAGCATTATTGTTCGGGTTCTGGACACAAATGACAACGCCCCTAAGTTTGACAAAGATgcttacaaaatatatataatggaAAACACTCCCACTGGAAGTCTTGTGATTCAATTAAATGCAACTGACATAGATGAGGGGTCAAATTCGGAAGTAGTGTATTCATATAGTCTATATACATCCGAGAAAACACAAGACACGTTCAGTTTAAACCCTAACAATGGAGAAATAACTGTAAAAGAAATGATAAATTATGAAGATTTTAAGATTTATGATATGGAAGTTATAGCAACAGATAAAGGGACGAATTCCTTGTCTGGCCATTGTAAATTAACAATTTTAGTCACCGATATGAATGACAATCATCCAGAAATATCAATAAAATCTTTTCAAAGTCCAATCAAGGAAGATATACTCGTAGATACGGTGATAGCTGTTGTTAGTGTCAGTGATAAAGACTCGGGTGAAAACGGGATTGTAAATATTCATATTGCTCATCACTTACCTTTTAAACTAAGAGAATCTTCTGATAACTTTTATGAGTTAGTCGTTTCAGAACCTCTTGACCGTGAGAAAGTCCAAGAGTATGACATCACTTTTACAGTAACAGACAGGGGTTCCCCTCCACTATCAGACAACGAGACAATGACTTTAGAACTACTTGACGTTAACGACAACGTTCCACAGTTCCCCCAGTCGTTCTACACTATACCCGTTATAGAGAATAACGCACCTGGAGCCTTGCTAAGTTCCCTCACTGCGTTTGATCCAGACCTTCATGAAAACCAGTATTTAGTTTATTTCATCATAGAAAAGGAGATCGTGAACACCTCCATGTCCATGCTGTTCTCCATCAATCCGGAGAACGGTAATCTTTATGCACTAAAGACGTTTGACTATGAGATAGAGAAGGAGTTCCTTTTCCACATTGAAGCCAGAGACTCTGGTGTTCCCCCACTAAGTAGTAACGTGACAGTCCACATCATTATTGTGGACCAGAATGACAACGCACCTGTCATTGTCTCTCCTTGGCGCGCGCATGGCTCTGTGGTGGAGGAAAAGATCCCCAGATCCACCGATAAAGGATCTATGGTCTCCAAAGTGATAGCCATAGACAATGACTCTGTCCAGAACTCTCGTATCACATACCAGTTTCTACAGGTTACTGACGCCACTTTATTCAGTCTGGATCAATACAATGGAGAGATCCGGACAATGAGAATGTTCAGTTACAGAGACCAGCGGTATCAACGGATGGTTGTCATCGCCAAGGACAACGGAGACCCTGCTCTCTCTGCTACAGTTACTATCAAGCTGTCAACAGTGGAAACTGACGTTAAAGCCTTCTCTGACCTGACTGAAGTCCCACTAGAATATGACATATTCTCAGACTTAAACCTGTATTTGGTGATCGGCCTGGGCTCGGTGTCCTTCCTGTTATTGATCACCATATTGGTCACCTGTGTTCTGAAGTGTCAGTCAACGAAGCCAAGCAAAGCGGCTCCTCCCAGTAGGAACAGTGTGATCAGTGAGAGGAACTCGACCATAGCTGATTCTACCCTGGTCTCCAACGATGCCTACTGGTACAGTCTGTTTCTAGCGGAGACCAGAAAAGGAAAGTTGGTAGTCAGACAGCCTGTGCCAAAGGCCGGCTCTAGATACATTGTGTCCAGTATACCAAGGAGCACAGGCCTGACAGAGACCAGCGACTCAGCAGCCTCTACTTTGCAG TATCCTAAGTGA
- the LOC105026181 gene encoding protocadherin alpha-C2 isoform X10: MYTASAVTQYSIAEEMKEGSVVANLATDLGIDVKTLSKRKMRLDIIANKKYLDVNKETGELYIVEKIDREYLCLAKTSCYLKMEAILENPLRIFNIELEILDMNDNAPQFRRDAIHLDISEATPIGERFSLSNAVDSDVGVNSVKAYYLSKSDHFNIEVQKGRDGSQFADLILKKALDREEQAVHNLILTAVDGGLPTHSGTASIIVRVLDTNDNAPMFDNDSYKIYVIENSPIGSLVVKLKATDLDEGTNSELIYSYSLYTSEKSQDTFSLNPSNGEITVKELINYEDFRIYDMEVIATDKGPNSLSGQCKLTILVTDMNDNHPEISIKSFQSPLNEDIAVDTVIAVVSVSDKDSGDNGIVDVHIPHQLPFTLRESSDNYYELVISEPLDREKIPEYDITFTVTDRGSPPLSDNETVTLELLDVNDNVPQFPQSFYTIPVIENNAPGALLSSLTAFDPDLHENQYLVYFIIEKEIVNTSMSMLFSINPENGNLYALKTFDYEIEKEFSFHIEARDSGIPPLSSNVTVHINIVDQNDNAPVIVSPWRAHGSVVEEKIPRSTEKGSVVSKVIALDKDSVQNSRITYQFLQVTDATLFSLDQYNGEIRTMRMFSYRDQRYQRMVVIAKDNGDPALSATVTIKLSTVETDVKAFSDLTEVPLEYDIFSDLNLYLVIGLGSVSFLLLITILVTCVLKCQSTKPSKAAPPSRNSVISERNSTIADSTLVSNDAYWYSLFLAETRKGKLVVRQPVPKAGSRYFVSSLPRSTGLTETSDSAASTLQYPK, from the exons ATGTACACTGCCTCCGCTGTTACTCAATATTCTATTGCAGAGGAAATGAAAGAGGGTTCGGTTGTTGCCAATCTTGCAACGGATTTGGGTATTGATGTCAAAACTCTGAGTAAAAGGAAGATGAGGCTAGACATTATAGCCAACAAAAAATATCTAGACGTGAACAAAGAAACGGGAGAACTGTATATTGTAGAGAAGATTGACAGAGAGTATCTTTGTCTTGCGAAGACATCTTGCTATCTCAAAATGGAGGCAATTTTGGAAAACCCATTACGTATTTTTAACATAGAATTAGAAATTTTAGATATGAACGACAATGCGCCACAATTTCGAAGGGATGCAATACATTTAGATATATCGGAGGCCACTCCCATAGGAGAGAGATTCTCACTTAGTAATGCAGTAGACTCTGATGTTGGTGTGAATTCAGTTAAAGCATACTATCTCAGTAAAAGCGATCATTTCAATATTGAAGTTCAGAAAGGAAGAGATGGGTCACAGTTTGctgatttgattttgaaaaaggCTTTAGACCGAGAGGAGCAAGCTGTGCATAATCTAATACTCACCGCTGTTGATGGCGGATTACCTACGCACTCCGGCACAGCCAGCATCATTGTTCGCGTGCTTGACACCAATGATAACGCCCCTATGTTTGATAATGATAGCTACAAAATTTATGTAATTGAAAACTCTCCAATTGGCAGTCTTGTTGTTAAACTGAAAGCAACAGACTTAGATGAGGGCACTAATTCAGAACTAATTTATTCATATAGTTTATACACGTCAGAGAAAAGCCAGGACACGTTCAGTTTGAACCCCAGCAATGGAGAAATAACAGTGAAGGAGTTAATAAATTATGAAGACTTCCGGATATATGACATGGAAGTCATAGCAACAGACAAGGGTCCCAATTCACTGTCTGGCCAGTGTAAATTAACTATTTTAGTCACCGATATGAATGACAATCATCCCGAAATCTCCATCAAGTCATTTCAAAGTCCACTCAATGAGGATATAGCAGTAGATACAGTAATAGCAGTTGTTAGTGttagtgacaaagattcaggtGACAATGGAATAGTGGATGTTCACATTCCTCACCAATTGCCTTTTACACTAAGGGAGTCTTCAGATAATTATTATGAGTTGGTAATATCAGAACCTCTCGACCGTGAGAAGATCCCAGAATATGACATCACTTTTACCGTAACAGACAGGGGTTCCCCTCCACTATCAGACAACGAAACTGTGACTTTAGAACTGCTAGATGTTAACGACAACGTTCCACAGTTCCCCCAGTCATTCTACACTATACCCGTTATAGAGAATAACGCACCTGGAGCCTTGCTAAGTTCCCTCACTGCGTTTGATCCAGACCTCCATGAAAACCAGTATCTAGTTTATTTCATCATAGAAAAGGAGATCGTGAACACCTCCATGTCCATGCTGTTCTCCATCAATCCGGAGAACGGTAATCTTTACGCACTAAAGACGTTTGACTATGAGATAGAGAAGGAGTTCAGTTTCCACATTGAGGCCAGAGACTCTGGTATTCCTCCACTCAGTAGTAACGTGACAGTCCACATCAATATTGTTGACCAGAACGACAACGCACCGGTCATTGTCTCTCCGTGGCGCGCGCATGGCTCTGTGGTGGAGGAAAAGATCCCCAGATCCACCGAAAAGGGATCCGTGGTCTCCAAGGTGATAGCCTTAGACAAGGACTCTGTCCAGAACTCTCGTATTACATACCAGTTTCTACAGGTAACTGACGCCACTTTATTCAGTCTGGACCAATACAATGGAGAGATCCGGACAATGAGAATGTTCAGTTACAGAGACCAGCGTTATCAACGGATGGTTGTCATCGCCAAGGACAACGGAGACCCGGCTCTCTCTGCTACAGTTACTATCAAGCTGTCAACAGTGGAGACTGACGTTAAAGCCTTCTCTGACCTGACTGAAGTCCCACTAGAATATGATATCTTCTCAGACTTAAACCTGTATTTGGTGATCGGCCTGGGCTCGGTGTCCTTCCTGTTATTGATCACCATATTGGTCACCTGTGTTCTGAAATGTCAGTCAACGAAGCCAAGCAAAGCGGCTCCTCCCAGTAGGAACAGTGTGATTAGCGAAAGGAACTCGACAATTGCGGATTCTACTCTGGTCTCCAACGATGCCTACTGGTACAGTCTGTTTCTAGCGGAGACCAGAAAAGGAAAGCTGGTAGTTAGACAGCCAGTGCCAAAGGCCGGTTCCAGATACTTCGTCTCCAGTTTACCAAGGAGCACAGGCCTGACAGAGACAAGCGACTCAGCAGCCTCTACTCTGCAG TATCCTAAGTGA